The genomic window GAGTTGCTCCACGCGCTCGACGAGCTCCTGATACTCGGCGTTGTCTTCGAGTTCGCGCTCGGACTTCTCGGATTCGAGCAACGACTTCTTCGATACCAGCGAGTAGTACTCCTGAATGTCGGCCTCGTAGGTCGAGCGGGTCTGAATCCGCTCGACGATGTCGACGAGGTCGTCCTTGGAGACCGGCTTGACCAGGTAGTCGTCGAAGCCCATCTCGATGATGTCGAAGTCGGGATCGACTGCGGTGACCATCACCACCCGGCTATCGTAGCCATCCTCGCGAATACGCTGTAGCACTTCGTCGCCGGAGAGGCCCGGCATCCTGCGGTCGAGGAGGACGATCTCGACGGAGTCGCCCATTTTCTCGAGGGCCTCCTCGCCGTCGTAGGCCGTGTCCACGCTCCAGTCTGCTTGCAGCCACGCGGCGAAGAGATCTGCTAGCCGCGCCTCGTCGTCCACGACCAGAATCTCGGGTGCGTCTTCAGACATGTGATCCCGGGAAGTCCCTACCCAGTGTTCGTCGTACGGTCTCATAAAGCCGGTGGCCTATCCGCGTTCACGCTGACTCGTCTCGTGGTGGAAATCTAGTGATGCAGAAAACCACCACAATATATGTGTCATAATCACATAATAATTTAATGTCGTTCATAACTAATGCCGTATCGGGATGGTACTCCGCCATCTCGAATGGGTGAACATTCGATGGGACGTACGCTCGGTCTGTTCGCCGTGCTGCTCGGGACGTCGGTGGTCCTCGTTTCGCACGCCGGGGTTGTAGAGGGGAGTTTCGCGCACGAAGCGGGGTGGCAGCGGTTCATCGGCGCCATCGGAGGCACGTTGGTAGGGATCGGGATCATCACGTGGGGCGGTACGAAATACGCTGGCGTCGGGGCACGGATCTGATCGTCGATGCTGACATCGGCCATTGACGGGTGGATCGATCTCGAGGCTATCGCGACCCCGGGACGGTCGCGTTCGATCAATGATACGCGTCGACGAGATGGGTGAGAATCCAGTCCACGACGTCCGGATCGTACGTCCAGAACCCGTAAAATCCGTCAGAGCGCTCCTCGGCTAGCAGTGCGCACTCCTGGCTCGGTTCACCGCCGCCGTCGAATGCGACGAACCAGTGGGTGGCGATTTCCGCCGAATCCGTTGCACGAACTGTCACCGGGGATAGTCCGTCCACGTCCCGGTCTGGTGTCGCGTACACCGTCACGTCGAGGCCGCGCTTCCCGAGCTCGACGTACCGTTCCTGCTCGATCAGCAGCCGATCGACTGTCTGGAACCCCGCTCTTAGATCACCCTCTCCGATCCGGAACGCCCGATCCTCGATTTCGCGGGTCGCCTGGAGCATTCGCTCTCGATCGAAGGACGTGAACGTCGCTTCCTGCAGGTGCCGCAGCACGTCCGCGGAATCGTCGGTCCCCACGCCGAGTCCGGTCACCGACGACGACGGTTCCGCGAGACGTTCGTGGAGTTCGTCGACGTCGAACGTCGCGAGCACGACGCCGTCCATCTCGAGGACGCTGAAATTGACGGGGCGTCCCGAGGTCGTCGTCGTGCTCTGGACCGTCACGTTACGATCCACGAGGAGTTCGGAGAGTTCGTCGACGAATCCGGAATCCGCCCGGGTGGTGGCGCCCGATCCACCGGCCTCGGTGTCGCCGTCCCGGACCTCCTCCCTCGGATTGAACACGGTGAGCGTCCGCTCACTCCGTTCGACCGACGCGATCACGTCGTCGAGCGACATCTGGGCTGTATTGGGGCCGCTCGTTCAAAAACGTAGGTGAGCAGGCACCGCTCCACCTCAGCGCGATCGAGGGGCGCTCGCTCGATTCTGGGGACGACGCTCGGAGATCTCACATCGCCCACGAGTGCTCGCGTAGAACGTGTGCCACTCGACCACGCTCCGCTCCCGCGATAGGTAAGTAAAAATCGGGTACAGCGGGCGACAGCTTATTCGCCAGTGAACTCCGGTTCGCGATCCTCCTGGAACGCCGCGAGGCCCTCCCACATGTCGTCGGTCGTGAAGAGGTGGCCGAAGGCGAAGTTCTCGACCTCGAGGCCGGCGTCGGTGTCGTCTCGGCCAGCGTGCATCGCGAACTTCGTGAACTTCTGGGCGATCGGCGGGCCGCTCGCGAGATCGCGGGCGAGCTCCCACGCCCGGTCCTCGAACTCGTCGGGTGCGACGACCTCGTTGACGAAGTCGTAGTCGTACATCGTATCCGGCGAGTAATCGTCCCTGGCGGTGAAGATGATCTCCTTCGCACGCCCCTCGCCGACGATCTCGCGAAGCCGTTGCGTGCCGCCCCAGCCAGGAAGCAGGCCGAGGTTATGCTCTGGCTGGCCGAACTGTGCGCCCTCGCTGGCGATTCGCAGGTCCGCACCGGTCGCGAGTTCCATGCCGCCGCCGAGACAGTAGCCGTCGATCGCGGCGAGGACGGGCATCGGCGACTCCTCGAAGCGGCCGAAGGCCTGCTGGCCCTTTCTGGACATTTCCTGGGCCTGGATTCCACTGCCTGCTGCAGCGGTCGAGGCGTCGAATCCGGCGGAGAACGCGCGGTCACCGGCACCGGTGATGAGTACTGCTCGCACGTCTTCGTGGGTCTCCAGCTCGCTCATCGCCGCGTCGATCTCGTCGAGCATGTCGACGGTGATCGTGTTCATGCGGTGCGGACGGTCGATCTCGATGTGGCCAACGGCGTCCTCGACCGACACGGCGATCGTCTCGTACTCCATCGCGTCGTCGTTACTGTCGTCCCCGCCGTAGAACCCACCGTCTTCGGCGATCTCACGGAGTGGATCTGCTGCCTCGTATCGCGGGTGGTCGTAGCGATCGTGCCACTCGTCGAGTGCATCGACCAGTTCGTCGACACCGTACTCGTCTGCGAGCTTCGCGGGCCCGTTCGGCCACCCGAGCCCGAGCATCACGGCCTCGTCGATTTCGGCGGGGTCGGCGACGTCCTCGCCGACCAGCTTCGCGGCCTCGTTGGCGGCCACGGCGAGGAGGATTGCTTCGAGGTCCTCGCGGCCCTCGTCGCGGGGGATCTGCACGCCGTCCCCGTCCTCGTAGTCGTAGAACCCCTTCCCGGTCTTCTGGCCGAGTTCGCCCGCCTCGACCTTCTCCTCGAGGATCGGGCACGGTTCGTACGCTTTCCCGAGCTCCCCGTTGACGTACTCGAGGACGTCGAAGGACACGTCGAGCCCGACCATGTCCGATAGTTCGAACGCACCCATCGGAAGCCCGACGTCGTGCTTCGTCGTCGAGTCGACCTCGGCGATGGTCGCCTCGCCCTCGTGGACGAGCCAGGCCGCCTCGTTCATCTGCGGCACGGCGATCCGGTTGACGATGAACCCTGGCGAGTCCTTGCGGACGCGGACCGGCGTCTTGCCGAAGTCTTCGGCGAGTTCCTCGATCGTATCGAGCGTCTCGCCGCTCGTGTGCGCGCCGGAGATGACCTCGACGAGCTGCATCCGCACCGGCGGATTGAAGAAGTGCATCCCGCAGAACTGCTCGGGGCGGTCGGTTACTTCTGAAAGCTCCGTGATCGACAGCGATGAGGTATTCGTCGCGAAGATGGCGTCGGCGGGCGCGTGCGCCTCGACCTCGTCGTAGACCTCCTTCTTGATGTCCATGACCTCGGGCACCGCCTCGATGACGACGTCCACGTCGCCGACGGCCTCACCGAGGTCGACGACCGGCGTCACGCGGTCGAGGGCGGCGTCGGCCTCTTCCTGTGTGAGCTGGTCCTTCTCGGCGAGCTTGTTCAGCGACCACTCGATGCTGTCGTAGCCGTCCTGGACGAGGTCCTCCTCGATGTCACGCATGGTGACCTCGTAGCCAGCCATCGCGGCGACCTCGGCGATGCCGTGGCCCATGTTCCCTGCTCCGAGAACGGCGATACTGTTGATTTCCTCGAACTCCATATCCAATCGTTCTGCACCCGGTCGCTTCAACGTTGCCCCTGTCCAAGTTTCAAAACTCTTGAGGAGTTCATTACCGAGTAAAAACGTCTTGGGTATCCAGCCCCATGAACGACCATGGACTTCGCACTGTCTGAGGAGCAGAAGGCGATCCGCGACGAGGTTCGCAAGTTCGCAGAGAACGAGATCGAACCTGTCGCGACCGAACTCGACGAGGCCGAGAAGTACCCCCACGACGTGATGGACGAGGCCGCGAAGATGGGCCTCACGGGCGCCCATATCCCCGTCGAATACGGTGGTGCAGGCTACACACCCTTCGAGATGGCCCTCATCACCGAGGAGCTATTCGCGGTCGACCCCGGCACCGGCCTGTCGATCACGAGCGCCGCATTCGGTGCCGACTCGATCATGGCGAACGGGACGGAAGACCAGAAAGAGCGCTACCTCGAACCGATCGCAGCGGGCGACGCGGTCATGGGCGCCGCGATCAGCGAGCCCGACGTCGGCTCCGACGTCTCGTCCGTTTCGACGACCGCCGAGAAGGACGGCGACGAGTGGGTGATCAACGGCAACAAGATGTGGATCACCAACGGGAGCGTTGGCGATTACTTCGTCGTGATGTGCAAGACCGACGAGACGGACGATCGCTACTCCGGCTTCTCCCAGATCGTCGTCGAGTCGGACCGCGACGGGTTCACCGCGGAGAAGATCACCGGCAAACTGGGCATCCGGGCCTCCGACACGGCCGAACTCATCTTCGACGACGTGCGGGTCCCCGAGGAGAATCTCATCGGCACCGAGGGTGCTGGCTTCCTCCAGCTGATGCAGTTCTTCGACGAGACGCGGACGATGGTCGCCGCTCAGGGTGTCGGCATCGCCAAAGGTGCCTGCGAGCGTGCCCTGGAGTACGCTCAGGAGCGCGAGCAGTTCGACCGTCCCATCAGCGAGTTCCAGGCGATCCAGCACAAGCTCTCCGAGATGCACACCCGGACTGAAGCCGCCCGTCAGCTCACCTACAAGTCTGCCTGGAGTGTCGAGAACGAGGGCCAGCAGCTGACCGCGCTCGCCTCCATGGCGAAAGAGTTCGCCTCCGCAACCGCAGTCGAAGTCGCCGACGAGGCCGTCCAGATCCACGGTGGCGCCGGCTACGTCAACGACTTCGACGTCGAGCGACTCTACCGCGATGCGAAGATCACCCAGATCTACGAGGGCACGACCGAGATCCAGAAGAACATCATCGCCCGAGAACTGCTGGGCAAGGGGCTCTAAACCACCTTTTTTCTCGTCGGGTGTCCTCGGCCGCTCGGAGAGCGGCCTGCGGGCACCGCTCCTCGAAAAATCTGGACCAAAAAAGACCGCGCCTCGCCTGCACCGAGAGACTCGCACTGCTCCTCTCTCGAGCCCTCGTTCGCTTCGCTCACGAGGACTCCGCTCGCTCGGCACGGGTGCATCGGGTCATGCAAGCTCCAGCTCTCGCCACCACCTGCCCTCAGAGGAATGACACGGCGAGCGCCGCCGTAACGCCGCTGATCGCGAACCAGCCCACGTAGTTCCACCACGGCACTTCGCCGTGTCGGGGGCCGGGGACGTCGTCTGTGTACGTCCAGTGGCCGTTCTCGACGCCGACGTTGTCTGTTAGCACGTCGTAGCTCGTCGCGATTGCGGCTGTGAGCACGATGGCACCGACTCCACTCGTCGCGAGGAGCGCAATCCTGAGCGCGACGTAAATCACCGCCGTCCAACCGGCCAGAACGTAGAGCGGCACTCCCGCAAACTGTGGCCAAACGTGGTGGTCTAACCAGCCGAGGGAGACGACGAGGGCCTCGGCGACGAACGCGATTAGGGCACCGCCGAGGAAGAGCGCCGCCGTAACTTCCCAGGGCCAGGTGAAGAGGGCGTGTCCGAGTGCAGCCCCGCCGAGAAGGACGGTCGACGCTGCGAATATTCGTCCGCTCGCCACGTGACTGGAATCGGCGCAGTCGATGAAAAAGCCAACCGTTCGGGACGATTGTCACCCGTTCGGGAGGATTGGCGCCGTCCACGTCGTGAGCCGGTGCCGAAGGCTGTCCGTCATTCAGCCGCCCTCCAGGCCAGGACTGCAGCGGCGAGCGCGACGATTCCCGCTGCAAGGAGCAACGGATCGAATCCGACGAGATCCGTCTCCGCCAGTCCCACGAACGTGATCGGCCCGGCGGCTCGTCCGAAGAAGGTCGCACTGTTGCGGACGCTGAACGCCCCAGCACGATGCGCGCTGTCGATTCTGGCACCGATCGCCGCGTCGACGGTCGGCAGCAGTAGGCCGAGTCCAGCGCCGACGACGAGGAGGGCCATGGCGACGAAGAGCGGCGCCGGTGCGGCCCAGATCCCGAAGAATCCGAGCGCGTAGCACGCGAAGCCGAGAGCGATGATGTGCAGGTTCGCGAGGCCGCGCGCGAGACGACCGCTCCCAGCGGCGACGAGCGTCGCGACCGTTTCCGCGCCGAAGAGCGTCACGCCGATCCAGACCGGAGAGATCGAGCGAGCGAGGACGATGGGCACCGTCGTGAACACGACGCCGAAGGCGAGAAACTCGGTGAGGATCGTCGCCCCGAACAGGGAAAGCACGACTGGCTCTACGACGACGTCGATCGCGGATCGTACGTACTCGAGTCCCCGGTCCGGGGCCGATCGGACCGGTTCGTCGACGCCGATCAGGACGAACGCTGCAACTGGAAACGCCGCGGCGTAGGCCAGGAATGGGGCGTTCCAGGCCAGTTCGACCAGCAGTCCACCGATCACCGGAAAGATCGCAGCAGCGGCGGAGAGCACGGCGACGTTGACGCCCAGCACTGTGTTCCGCTGGGCATCTTCGAACGTGTCTGTGATGATCGTGACCGTCGAGATGAAGATCGTCGCCGCGCCAGTTCCCTGGAGGACGCGCAACGCGAGCACGACGTCGAAGGACGGTGCGAACGCCATCGCAGTTCCGAACGCGCCGAACGTGGTGAGGCCTGCCGCGAGCATCCGCCGGCGACCGATCCGATCGATGAGCAGACCGATGAACGGCGAGAGCACGATCCCGACGACGAAGTAGGCGCTGATCAGCAGGCTCGCACGAGCGTTACTGATCGCGAACTCGTCTCGGATCGGTGCGATGCCAGGCGCGATCAACGGCACCCCGAGCGGAGCGAGCGCGGTGCTCGCGAGCACTGCCCGAACAGTTCGCGTGTTCCAGGGTACGCCTCGCTCGCGTGGATCGGGCTCGCTCATTGAGAGAAGCGCTCGAAGCGTTCCAACGGTCGATCTGCAGAAAAGTACGACCCGATTACCGGAAGTCACGCCAGCGCGTGATCCGGATCGCGGCCCCCAGGAAGACGACGGTCAGGAGGCCGAGGCTGCCGACGGCCAGCGGGACGCCCTCCGTTGCGCCGACGACCATCAGCTGTCGAAGCGCACGGTGGAGGTGATACAGCGGCAGTAGCTCCGCAACCTGCTGGAGGTACTCAGGCATCAATTCGACGTCCCAGAAGACGCCGGAGAGGAAGAGTACCGGGAAGGCGATCGCGTTCCCCAGACTCGTCGCCGCGTCCTGGTCGCTCACCAGCCCGCCGAGCGTGAGCCCGATCGCCGAGAAGGCCATAGCGGCCAGCAGGATCAGCGCCATGGACGCCACGCCGGGGATCACCGTCACGTCGAAGACCAGGTGCGCGACCCCGACCATCAATGCCGTAATGACGATCGCCAGCAACGCCTGGAGCAGGAGGTGGCCGACGATCCACTCCCACCGACGGAGCGGCGTCGAGGCCAGTCGTTTCAGGGTTCCGTCGGTGTTGTACCGGGCGACCGATCCCGTCAGCGTGATGACGCCATTGATCAGCATGACGGCGGCGATCAGCGCCGGGAGGAAGTAGTCGACCGCCCCGAGCGACTCGTCCCCGATCTCCCCGGACCGGATCGTCGTCGGCGATTGTTCGACGCCGACGGCGCGCTCGTTGAACGCGGCGACGTAACTCCCGACGATCCCGCGAATAGCCGCGGCAGTGTTGTCGTCGGGCGCGGTCAGTAGGGTCAGGTTCGCGGGTGGCGTTCCGGCGCCCGCCGTCGACCCGTTCCGGAGCGCCTCGGTGACCGACTGCTGGGTCCCGTCGGGGAGGCCGGGTCCAAGGCGTTCGAGCGTCGCCATCGTCACGTCGGCCTGTGCCCGGCCGGCACTGGCTCTGACCCGCTCAGCGAAGCCGTCGTGTATCACCAGCACTCTCGATGGCCCGTCGGCGTCACTACTCTCGCTCCACTCGTCCAGGTCGCGGTCGGCGTCGATGGTTCGCACCCGCAGGGCGTCCGATTCCTCGAGCGACTCCACGAACGCCGCGGAGAGGTTCGTGGCCGTGCCGTCCTCGACGTCGTTGTTCTGGAGGTAGACGGTGAACTCCGCCGACCCGCCGCCAGCGAAGACGGAACTGAAGATGAGCAGGAGGACGATCGGGAACACCAGCGAGAAGAAGACGGCCTCGCGACTCCGAAGCCAGTTCTTCCCGAGGGCGACGACGATCGCACCGACCCGTCTCATCGGTCGTCACCTCCGGTCGCGGTGCCGTCACCGACGACCTCGACCGGCGCTCCGGCCAGCCGCAGGAACACGTCGTCCATGCCCGCCGTCGTCAGATCGATCGATCGCTCCCCGTTGACGTCCAGCACGTCCCCGAACGCAGTCTGGGCGACCGCGCGATCCTCGTAGAGCGCGACGAAGTCGTCGGTCTCGTTTCGATAGACTTCGGTCGCAGTAGACTCGAGGATCGATTCGATCGCTGCGTCCTCGCCGGCGCCGGCGCCGACGACCAGTTTGACGTCGCCACCGTAGGTCGCGATCAGGTTCTGGACGGTGTCGACAGCCTCGATGGTGCCGTCCAGTAGCAGCGCCGCGCGATCGGCGAGTTCCTCGACCTCTTCCATGTAGTGCGTCGTGAGAACGACCGTCGTCCCGGCCGCTGCAAGGGATTCGATCTGTCGCCACGTCGAGCGGCGCGCGGCGGGATCGAGTCCCGTCGTGGGTTCGTCGAGGAAGAGCACCTCCGGGTCGCTCACGAGCGCCATCGCGATTCCGGTGCGGCGCTGGTACCCACCGGAGAGCGATTCGAAGCGCGTGTCGGCGTAGTCGTCCAGGTCGAGTTCGTCGAGTACGTCGTCGACGTCGCGGCCGTCGTCGTACATGCGTCGCGTCAGCGCGACGTTCTCTCGGACGGAGAGGCGATCGAACGTGTGGAAGGACTGCGGGACGACGCCGATCGCGTCCTTGATCGCCTGCGTGTCGCTGCGCACGTCGTGTCCGAGAACGGTCGCGGTGCCGGCGGTGGGCGTCCGGAGACACTCGAGGATCTCCACGATCGTCGTCTTGCCGGCGCCGTTCGGCCCCACCAGTGCGAACACTTCGTCGGCCTGGATCGCGAAGCTCACGTCGTCGACGGCCGTGAGGTCCCCGTAGCGTTTCTGCAGGTCCTCGACCTCGATGACGGGTGCGGTCGCTCCGCTCATCGCTCGTCGGTTCCCACCGTCGACGTTTGAACCGCGCGTTCGGTCCACCAGGTCACTCTCCGCCGATTCGATCTGTGGTCGCTCGCCGCGTCCATGGGCATCGACTTTACGTGATCGTGGGACCGACGTAACGATTATCCCAACATGTTGGCGTCTGCCCGAGCGCGAACGCGAGGTGCCCTCGATCCGTGGTGACTGCCCAGATCCGCGTCGAGATTCCACCGGGGACCTGGATGGAGGAGCTATCGACGCGCTATCCCAATGTTCGATTTCGACTCCTGGCCGGCGTCGAGGTCGACGGCGGCGAGGCGGTCGAACTCGGGGAGGTCAACGGCGAACTCGCAGTCGAAGCCGCTGCCGCCGTCGGCGATCACGTTGCGATCGGCGAGTACGAGACGTTGTACGCCAGCGACGAGCGCGTGCTCTCCCGGTACCGGACGGGGGATCTGACGCTCTACGACTTTCTTCGCAGCATCTCGGTGCCCCCGGAGTTCCCCCTCGTCGTCGAAGACGGCTGGCTCGAGTGCTCGATCACGGCGTCGCGCGACCGGATCGACGAACTCGATCGAACGCTGACGGCGGCTCCCGTCTCGTACGAACTACGATCGCTCGTCGCCGAACCGGACTCCGAACGGCTCCTGACCGACCGACAGCGGGAGCTGCTGCGGGCGGCGTTCGAGAACGGCTACTACGACGTTCCCCGGGAACAGACGCTGACCGACCTCGCGGCGACCCTCGACGTCGATCCCTCGACTGCCAGCGGCGTACTCCGGCGGGCGGAGCGCCAGGTCGTCGCGTGGTTCCTGTCGAGCGAGGTACACACGGTGCCCGGCTGACGGTTCGGGCGGTCGAATCGGGGTCAAAAAGGGTCTGCGGACGGAATCAGGCGAATAGCTGACGAGCGTCGTCGATGGCGTCGACGAGCGCGTCGACCTCCTCGCGGGTGTTGTAGACGTAGAACGACGCCCGGGCGGTCGCCGGAACGCCGAGCTTCTGGTGGAGCGGCTGCGTGCAGTGGTGGCCGGCACGGATCGCCACAGCGTGGTCGTTCATGATCGAGGCGACGTCGTGGGCGTGGACGTCGTCGAGCGCGAAGGCGACGAGGCCCGCCCGGTCGGGGCCTGGATCCGGTCCGAACAGCGTAACGTCGTCGAACTCGTCGAGGCGATCGTAGGCGTACTCGGCGATCAACTCCTCGTGCTCGCGTACGTTCTCCATCCCCAGGTCGTCGAGGTAGTCGATCGCTGCGTCGAGGCCGATGCCCTGGGCGATCCGGGGCGTCCCCGCCTCGAACTTCCACGGGAGGTCGTTCCAGGTCGCGTCCTCGAACGTGACCTTCGTGATCATCTCGCCACCGAACAGGAACGGATCCATCTCCTCGAGGAGGTGCTTCTTGCCGTAGAGGACGCCGATCCCGGTCGGGCCCAGGAGTTTGTGCCCGGAGAAGGCGTAGAAGTCGGCGTCGATGGCCTCCACGTCGACCGGGCGCGTCGGCACCGCCTGAGCGCCGTCCACGAAGATCAGCGCGTCCTGCTCGTGGGCCAGGTCCGCGAGCGTCGAGACTGGGTTGATCGTCCCGAGCGTGTTCGAGACGTGGACGATCGAGACCATCGCGGTGTCGGGGCCGATGAGTTCCTTCGCGTGCTCCATGTCGAGCCGGCCGTCGCCGCCGACGCGAATGTACCGGACGGTCGCGCCGGTCTTCTTCGCGATCTGCTGCCAGGTGACCAGCGAGGAGTGGTGCTCCATCTCCGAGAGCACGATCTCGTCACCCGGCCCCAGTTCGTCGAGTCCCCAGGCGTACGCGACGAGGTTCTCCGCCTCCGTAGTGTTGCTCGTGAAGACGATCTCTTCTCGCTCGCCGGAGGCGCCAATGAACTCCGCGACGCGGTCGTGGGCGAGTTCGTACGCGATCGAGGCTTCCTGACTCAGGTGGTGGAGGCCCCGGTGGACGT from Salinarchaeum sp. Harcht-Bsk1 includes these protein-coding regions:
- a CDS encoding MFS transporter, which gives rise to MSEPDPRERGVPWNTRTVRAVLASTALAPLGVPLIAPGIAPIRDEFAISNARASLLISAYFVVGIVLSPFIGLLIDRIGRRRMLAAGLTTFGAFGTAMAFAPSFDVVLALRVLQGTGAATIFISTVTIITDTFEDAQRNTVLGVNVAVLSAAAAIFPVIGGLLVELAWNAPFLAYAAAFPVAAFVLIGVDEPVRSAPDRGLEYVRSAIDVVVEPVVLSLFGATILTEFLAFGVVFTTVPIVLARSISPVWIGVTLFGAETVATLVAAGSGRLARGLANLHIIALGFACYALGFFGIWAAPAPLFVAMALLVVGAGLGLLLPTVDAAIGARIDSAHRAGAFSVRNSATFFGRAAGPITFVGLAETDLVGFDPLLLAAGIVALAAAVLAWRAAE
- a CDS encoding aminotransferase class V-fold PLP-dependent enzyme, yielding MEAQESQPLDVAAIREDFPILERRVGSEVTPGTIGKDDPDGQQIVYLDNAATTQKPQSVVDAISEYYTRYNANVHRGLHHLSQEASIAYELAHDRVAEFIGASGEREEIVFTSNTTEAENLVAYAWGLDELGPGDEIVLSEMEHHSSLVTWQQIAKKTGATVRYIRVGGDGRLDMEHAKELIGPDTAMVSIVHVSNTLGTINPVSTLADLAHEQDALIFVDGAQAVPTRPVDVEAIDADFYAFSGHKLLGPTGIGVLYGKKHLLEEMDPFLFGGEMITKVTFEDATWNDLPWKFEAGTPRIAQGIGLDAAIDYLDDLGMENVREHEELIAEYAYDRLDEFDDVTLFGPDPGPDRAGLVAFALDDVHAHDVASIMNDHAVAIRAGHHCTQPLHQKLGVPATARASFYVYNTREEVDALVDAIDDARQLFA
- a CDS encoding helix-turn-helix domain-containing protein — protein: MTAQIRVEIPPGTWMEELSTRYPNVRFRLLAGVEVDGGEAVELGEVNGELAVEAAAAVGDHVAIGEYETLYASDERVLSRYRTGDLTLYDFLRSISVPPEFPLVVEDGWLECSITASRDRIDELDRTLTAAPVSYELRSLVAEPDSERLLTDRQRELLRAAFENGYYDVPREQTLTDLAATLDVDPSTASGVLRRAERQVVAWFLSSEVHTVPG
- a CDS encoding 3-hydroxyacyl-CoA dehydrogenase/enoyl-CoA hydratase family protein, producing MEFEEINSIAVLGAGNMGHGIAEVAAMAGYEVTMRDIEEDLVQDGYDSIEWSLNKLAEKDQLTQEEADAALDRVTPVVDLGEAVGDVDVVIEAVPEVMDIKKEVYDEVEAHAPADAIFATNTSSLSITELSEVTDRPEQFCGMHFFNPPVRMQLVEVISGAHTSGETLDTIEELAEDFGKTPVRVRKDSPGFIVNRIAVPQMNEAAWLVHEGEATIAEVDSTTKHDVGLPMGAFELSDMVGLDVSFDVLEYVNGELGKAYEPCPILEEKVEAGELGQKTGKGFYDYEDGDGVQIPRDEGREDLEAILLAVAANEAAKLVGEDVADPAEIDEAVMLGLGWPNGPAKLADEYGVDELVDALDEWHDRYDHPRYEAADPLREIAEDGGFYGGDDSNDDAMEYETIAVSVEDAVGHIEIDRPHRMNTITVDMLDEIDAAMSELETHEDVRAVLITGAGDRAFSAGFDASTAAAGSGIQAQEMSRKGQQAFGRFEESPMPVLAAIDGYCLGGGMELATGADLRIASEGAQFGQPEHNLGLLPGWGGTQRLREIVGEGRAKEIIFTARDDYSPDTMYDYDFVNEVVAPDEFEDRAWELARDLASGPPIAQKFTKFAMHAGRDDTDAGLEVENFAFGHLFTTDDMWEGLAAFQEDREPEFTGE
- a CDS encoding ABC transporter permease → MRRVGAIVVALGKNWLRSREAVFFSLVFPIVLLLIFSSVFAGGGSAEFTVYLQNNDVEDGTATNLSAAFVESLEESDALRVRTIDADRDLDEWSESSDADGPSRVLVIHDGFAERVRASAGRAQADVTMATLERLGPGLPDGTQQSVTEALRNGSTAGAGTPPANLTLLTAPDDNTAAAIRGIVGSYVAAFNERAVGVEQSPTTIRSGEIGDESLGAVDYFLPALIAAVMLINGVITLTGSVARYNTDGTLKRLASTPLRRWEWIVGHLLLQALLAIVITALMVGVAHLVFDVTVIPGVASMALILLAAMAFSAIGLTLGGLVSDQDAATSLGNAIAFPVLFLSGVFWDVELMPEYLQQVAELLPLYHLHRALRQLMVVGATEGVPLAVGSLGLLTVVFLGAAIRITRWRDFR
- a CDS encoding carotenoid biosynthesis protein, which translates into the protein MASGRIFAASTVLLGGAALGHALFTWPWEVTAALFLGGALIAFVAEALVVSLGWLDHHVWPQFAGVPLYVLAGWTAVIYVALRIALLATSGVGAIVLTAAIATSYDVLTDNVGVENGHWTYTDDVPGPRHGEVPWWNYVGWFAISGVTAALAVSFL
- a CDS encoding HalX domain-containing protein; its protein translation is MSEDAPEILVVDDEARLADLFAAWLQADWSVDTAYDGEEALEKMGDSVEIVLLDRRMPGLSGDEVLQRIREDGYDSRVVMVTAVDPDFDIIEMGFDDYLVKPVSKDDLVDIVERIQTRSTYEADIQEYYSLVSKKSLLESEKSERELEDNAEYQELVERVEQLEDKVDHSVGQLSDHDDFVGAFQDLPGSNDA
- a CDS encoding DICT sensory domain-containing protein, which codes for MSLDDVIASVERSERTLTVFNPREEVRDGDTEAGGSGATTRADSGFVDELSELLVDRNVTVQSTTTTSGRPVNFSVLEMDGVVLATFDVDELHERLAEPSSSVTGLGVGTDDSADVLRHLQEATFTSFDRERMLQATREIEDRAFRIGEGDLRAGFQTVDRLLIEQERYVELGKRGLDVTVYATPDRDVDGLSPVTVRATDSAEIATHWFVAFDGGGEPSQECALLAEERSDGFYGFWTYDPDVVDWILTHLVDAYH
- a CDS encoding acyl-CoA dehydrogenase family protein translates to MDFALSEEQKAIRDEVRKFAENEIEPVATELDEAEKYPHDVMDEAAKMGLTGAHIPVEYGGAGYTPFEMALITEELFAVDPGTGLSITSAAFGADSIMANGTEDQKERYLEPIAAGDAVMGAAISEPDVGSDVSSVSTTAEKDGDEWVINGNKMWITNGSVGDYFVVMCKTDETDDRYSGFSQIVVESDRDGFTAEKITGKLGIRASDTAELIFDDVRVPEENLIGTEGAGFLQLMQFFDETRTMVAAQGVGIAKGACERALEYAQEREQFDRPISEFQAIQHKLSEMHTRTEAARQLTYKSAWSVENEGQQLTALASMAKEFASATAVEVADEAVQIHGGAGYVNDFDVERLYRDAKITQIYEGTTEIQKNIIARELLGKGL
- a CDS encoding ABC transporter ATP-binding protein produces the protein MSGATAPVIEVEDLQKRYGDLTAVDDVSFAIQADEVFALVGPNGAGKTTIVEILECLRTPTAGTATVLGHDVRSDTQAIKDAIGVVPQSFHTFDRLSVRENVALTRRMYDDGRDVDDVLDELDLDDYADTRFESLSGGYQRRTGIAMALVSDPEVLFLDEPTTGLDPAARRSTWRQIESLAAAGTTVVLTTHYMEEVEELADRAALLLDGTIEAVDTVQNLIATYGGDVKLVVGAGAGEDAAIESILESTATEVYRNETDDFVALYEDRAVAQTAFGDVLDVNGERSIDLTTAGMDDVFLRLAGAPVEVVGDGTATGGDDR